The Sphingobacteriales bacterium nucleotide sequence TTCCACTTTCATATGATCTCTTTGTCCAATAAAATGCAAGTTTTTTGTCACATTTTACGATTTCTATTTTGTCATATGACCAACCGTCTTCATAATATCCGGAAACCTCATTCATTGCTTCACTATCACCATTTTCTGCTTTTAGTAATAACAGATTGAAGTCGTCGATATTTTTAATATTAATATAGTCTTTCATTTTGCGGATTGTTTCGATACACTTGCCACTAACGGCTCGGCGGCTTTGCGAAGTTACGAACTGCAAACGAAGTTTGCAAGTGAAGTAATTTTGCAAATCCGTTGATGTGTTGAAGGTCGAGCGTAGCGAGCCTAAACGCATCAACGGATGTAATCCGCCGCACGATGTGCAAAAGGCGAAGCGTAGCGAAGACTTTTGCACATCACACAAATATACGCAATAAATTGAATTGCGTATATTTTTTTATTAAAAATACTTTTTCTTTATAATCTTCTTATTATCAATATTCTATATTAAATATGTTTTTGCGTATTTTGAATATCCTGTCGTATTGTTTTATCCATATTTCATTTGTGTATATCCAAAATGCGCAAGTTGTTTTTTGCTTTATCTTCAAATAATTAACATAAACATTTATGGAATTTTTCTGCTTTTGCGTCATTATTATAGCTGGGGGTACTTCAAACCTAAGCTGGCTTATTCTTTAATTTAAAAATTTTATTATTATGTCAAACATCACCAACAGCAGATTGAGATACAAAGAATATCTGAAAATATATGCAACACATAATATTCCAATTATAGACACAAAAATTTGGGATTATGATGCAACATTGCTCAATGGTCTTAAACTAAATCAGAAATTCTCCAACTATACCAAAGAAGAACTAGCTATTGTGCATGTATATATTGTAAGTAGTAAGTAACGTTGAAGAAATTATTTCACAATTAATTTCCCAGTGCTTTGTATTCTTTCATCAATTTTTAGTTGATAAAAATATACGCCAGTGTATTTGAAACTGTCTTTAGAAATTTTCACTTCATACTCTTTAACAGTATTTATTTTATACACTTCTTTTCCTAAAAGATTATAAAAAACAACACTTACCTTACTATTTGATAAGTCAATATCTTCATTTATTTTAATGATAGCATCATCTACCAATGGATTTGGATATACTTTAATACTTTCTGTTTTGCTATCGAGAAAAGATTCTAGACGATTATTTGCATGAATGTTTTGCGCAACAAACATTAAAAGTATTAAGACTAAACTCTGGAATGTAAATTTTCTACTCATAGGCTTTTCCACATATTCTTATACGAATTTAATAATTTATGTTGAAAAATGCAATATCTGTGCCATTTTTTTTACAAAAGATTATACAATTCTTTCAGCTTCAAAGATAGAGATGATTTTGTCTATTGTTTCATCAACAGTAAGATATGATTTGCCACCAGATGCATTTCTATGTCCACCACCTTCAAAATGTTTTCTGCAGATTTCTTCAACAGAAATTTCTTTTTTAGATCTAAAAGATAATTTAATCATTTTAGCTTCTTGTTTTATCAAGATGGCAACTTTAATTTTTGCAATACTCAATGGGTAATTAACCAAGCCTTCAGTATCGCCATTTTGTAGATTGTATCTATAGGCATCTTTTCTATCAACTAAAATATAAGCAATGCCCAAATCTTCACGCACAGTCAATTTTCTACTTAATGCATTACCA carries:
- a CDS encoding T9SS type A sorting domain-containing protein, whose product is MSRKFTFQSLVLILLMFVAQNIHANNRLESFLDSKTESIKVYPNPLVDDAIIKINEDIDLSNSKVSVVFYNLLGKEVYKINTVKEYEVKISKDSFKYTGVYFYQLKIDERIQSTGKLIVK